The proteins below come from a single Leifsonia sp. 1010 genomic window:
- the yidD gene encoding membrane protein insertion efficiency factor YidD — protein sequence MNTALAAVLLAPRNAAVLVLRAYRAVISPLYGDVCRYYPSCSAYALQAIQQHGVIVGSFLGIRRIARCHPWAAGGVDDVPPAKRPRYRVTPFGFVVATSQGKA from the coding sequence ATGAACACCGCGCTCGCAGCAGTGCTCCTCGCGCCGCGCAATGCCGCGGTGCTGGTGCTGCGTGCGTATCGTGCCGTGATCTCACCGCTCTACGGCGATGTCTGCCGGTACTACCCGTCGTGCTCGGCCTATGCATTGCAGGCCATCCAGCAGCACGGCGTGATCGTGGGTTCGTTCCTCGGCATCCGGCGCATCGCCCGGTGCCATCCGTGGGCGGCCGGCGGGGTCGACGACGTCCCCCCGGCGAAGAGGCCGCGGTATCGGGTGACCCCGTTCGGATTCGTCGTCGCCACCAGCCAGGGAAAGGCCTAG
- the rnpA gene encoding ribonuclease P protein component translates to MLAKANRITRGADYRATVRRGARFTGASTVTYIRPNPDSSVVRFGFIVSKTVGNAVMRNRVRRRLKAAAYDLLPLYSPGLGDSAGLDVVVRALPASVQAPWASLHEELSRASSRFTSRSHLSKGSVRS, encoded by the coding sequence GTGCTCGCGAAAGCCAATCGCATCACGCGGGGGGCGGACTACCGGGCGACCGTACGACGCGGTGCTCGCTTCACTGGAGCGTCCACCGTCACGTACATCCGCCCGAATCCCGACTCCAGTGTGGTGCGATTCGGCTTTATCGTGAGCAAGACGGTCGGTAACGCGGTCATGCGGAACCGGGTCCGGCGCCGGCTCAAGGCCGCCGCCTACGATCTGCTTCCGCTCTACTCTCCGGGTCTGGGCGATAGTGCCGGGCTGGACGTGGTCGTGCGCGCATTGCCAGCCTCTGTTCAAGCACCGTGGGCTAGCCTGCACGAAGAGCTCTCACGGGCATCGTCCCGTTTCACCAGCCGCAGTCATCTCAGTAAGGGCAGCGTCCGTTCATGA
- the rpmH gene encoding 50S ribosomal protein L34, with amino-acid sequence MSKRTFQPNNRKRAKTHGFRLRMRTRAGRAILSARRRKGREKLSA; translated from the coding sequence ATGAGCAAGAGAACCTTCCAGCCGAACAACCGCAAGCGTGCGAAGACCCACGGTTTCCGTCTGCGCATGCGCACCCGCGCGGGTCGCGCCATCCTCTCCGCTCGCCGCCGCAAGGGCCGCGAGAAGCTTTCGGCGTAA
- the dnaA gene encoding chromosomal replication initiator protein DnaA: MAGGEESIAAAWQDVLGKLETDDRITPQLYGFLSLVEPKGIMAGTFYLEVPNEFTRGMIEQRSRVPLLHAIGSLDDELQVNTFAIVVNPEIQQDTMAGSAPETDSAPSYVEQAAPVISTPTEITAPPRGGDTRLNAKYSFDNFVIGQSNRFAHAAAVAVAEAPAKAYNPLFIYGDSGLGKTHLLHAIGHYAMSLYPGIRVRYVSSEEFTNDFINSIANNRGSSFQARYRNIDILLIDDIQFLQRAVETQEAFFHTFNTLHDHNKQVVITSDLPPKHLTGFEDRMRSRFEWGLITDVQVPDLETRIAILRKKAQSEKIQVPDDILEFMASKVSSNIRELEGTLIRVTAFASLNRTPVDMPLVQTVLKDLITLDDDNVIAPTDIITNTAEYFKLSVDDLYGSSRSQAVATARQIAMYLCRELTNLSLPKIGQLFGGRDHTTVMYANKKISELMKERRSIYNQVTELTSRIKQNHRYGK; the protein is encoded by the coding sequence ATGGCAGGCGGCGAAGAGTCCATAGCTGCGGCATGGCAGGACGTGCTCGGGAAACTCGAGACGGACGACCGGATCACCCCGCAGCTGTACGGGTTCCTCAGCCTGGTCGAGCCCAAGGGCATCATGGCCGGCACCTTCTATCTGGAGGTGCCCAACGAGTTCACCCGCGGAATGATCGAGCAGCGCAGCCGGGTCCCGCTCCTCCACGCGATCGGCTCGCTCGACGATGAGCTGCAGGTCAACACCTTTGCAATCGTGGTGAACCCGGAGATCCAGCAGGACACCATGGCCGGTTCGGCGCCCGAGACCGACTCCGCGCCTTCTTATGTCGAGCAAGCTGCACCGGTCATCTCGACCCCCACTGAGATCACCGCACCGCCGCGCGGCGGCGACACCCGGCTCAATGCCAAGTACAGCTTCGACAACTTCGTTATCGGCCAGTCCAACCGCTTCGCTCACGCGGCCGCGGTGGCGGTCGCCGAGGCGCCGGCCAAGGCGTACAACCCGCTCTTCATCTACGGCGATTCCGGACTCGGCAAGACGCACCTTCTCCACGCGATCGGTCACTACGCGATGAGCCTCTACCCGGGGATCCGGGTTCGCTACGTCTCGTCGGAGGAGTTCACGAACGACTTCATCAACTCGATCGCGAACAACCGCGGCTCGTCGTTCCAGGCGCGCTACCGCAACATCGACATCCTGCTGATCGACGACATCCAGTTCCTCCAGAGGGCGGTCGAGACGCAGGAGGCGTTCTTCCACACCTTCAACACGCTCCACGACCACAACAAGCAGGTGGTCATCACCTCCGACCTCCCGCCGAAGCACCTCACCGGCTTCGAGGACCGTATGCGGTCGCGCTTCGAGTGGGGTCTGATCACCGACGTCCAGGTGCCCGACCTCGAGACCCGCATCGCGATCCTCCGCAAGAAGGCGCAGAGCGAGAAGATCCAGGTACCGGACGACATCCTGGAGTTCATGGCGTCGAAGGTGTCGAGCAACATCCGGGAGCTCGAGGGCACGCTCATCCGTGTGACCGCCTTCGCGAGCCTGAACCGCACGCCCGTCGACATGCCGCTGGTGCAGACCGTGCTGAAGGACCTCATCACGCTGGACGACGACAACGTCATCGCGCCGACGGACATCATCACCAACACGGCCGAGTACTTCAAGCTCAGCGTCGATGACCTCTACGGCTCCAGCCGTTCGCAGGCGGTCGCCACGGCCCGACAGATCGCCATGTATCTGTGCCGCGAGCTCACGAACCTCTCTCTGCCCAAGATCGGCCAGTTGTTCGGCGGCCGCGACCACACCACCGTCATGTACGCCAACAAGAAGATCAGTGAGCTCATGAAGGAGCGTCGCTCGATCTACAACCAGGTCACCGAGCTCACGAGCCGGATCAAGCAGAATCACCGCTACGGCAAGTAG
- the dnaN gene encoding DNA polymerase III subunit beta, with translation MKFQANRDVFSEAVSFAVKLLPQRTTLPILSGVLIETTDDGLQLSSFDYEVSAQTQIAAEVEEPGRVLVSGRLLAEIASKLPNAPVQFSTEESKIVVRAGSANFTLLSMPVEEYPSIPQVGGDAGLVPAEEFAEAVAQVGVAASRDDVTPVITGVQLEVGDNTLGLVATDRYRVAVREIDWDNGTTSGEPVTALVPARTLTEIGKTFGHSGNVSISITNREDRELIAFTADRKTVTSLLIKGNFPPVRRLFPEQVDNYAVMNTAELIEATRRVALVLEREAALRYTFTADGLTLEAIGSEQAQASESIDALLTGQETVVSLKPQFLLDGLGAVHSEFVRISFTKTENPNKPGPVLITSQTSKDQAGADSYKYLLQPNLLLR, from the coding sequence GTGAAGTTCCAAGCCAATCGGGATGTGTTCAGCGAGGCTGTCTCCTTCGCGGTGAAGCTCCTGCCGCAGCGGACGACCCTGCCCATCCTGAGCGGTGTCCTCATCGAGACGACGGACGACGGGCTTCAGCTGTCATCCTTCGACTACGAGGTGTCGGCCCAGACCCAGATCGCCGCAGAGGTCGAAGAGCCCGGACGCGTCCTGGTCTCCGGCCGCCTCCTCGCTGAGATCGCCTCGAAGCTTCCGAACGCACCGGTGCAGTTCTCGACCGAGGAGTCGAAGATCGTCGTTCGTGCCGGATCGGCGAACTTCACCCTGCTGTCCATGCCGGTCGAGGAATACCCGAGCATCCCGCAGGTGGGCGGCGATGCCGGTCTGGTGCCCGCGGAGGAATTCGCCGAAGCTGTGGCGCAGGTGGGCGTCGCCGCTTCGCGCGACGATGTGACCCCCGTGATCACCGGCGTGCAGCTCGAGGTCGGCGACAACACGCTGGGACTCGTCGCCACCGACCGGTACCGTGTCGCCGTTCGCGAGATCGACTGGGACAACGGCACCACCTCGGGTGAGCCCGTCACCGCGCTCGTTCCGGCACGGACGCTCACCGAGATCGGCAAGACCTTCGGGCACAGCGGGAACGTCTCCATCTCCATCACGAACCGCGAGGACCGGGAGCTGATCGCGTTCACCGCGGACAGGAAGACCGTCACGTCGCTCCTGATCAAGGGCAACTTCCCCCCGGTCCGCCGGCTGTTCCCCGAGCAGGTAGACAACTACGCGGTGATGAACACCGCCGAGCTCATCGAGGCGACCCGCCGAGTCGCTCTCGTCCTCGAGCGCGAGGCCGCGCTCCGCTACACCTTCACCGCCGACGGGCTGACGCTGGAAGCGATCGGATCCGAACAGGCGCAGGCATCCGAGAGCATCGACGCTCTTCTCACTGGCCAGGAGACGGTGGTTTCATTGAAGCCGCAGTTCCTGCTCGATGGTCTCGGTGCGGTGCACTCGGAATTCGTGCGCATCTCGTTCACCAAGACCGAGAACCCCAACAAGCCGGGCCCTGTGCTCATCACGAGCCAGACGTCCAAGGATCAGGCAGGAGCGGACTCTTACAAGTATCTGCTCCAGCCCAACCTGCTCCTGCGCTAG
- the gnd gene encoding phosphogluconate dehydrogenase (NAD(+)-dependent, decarboxylating), translating to MHIGLIGLGRMGNNMRARLEKNGIDVTGYDTNPEVSDVATVADLVAALPAPRTVWVMVPAGQITDSVIRELEPLLEKGDLVIDGGNSKFTEDFKHSELLAPRGVDFMDVGVSGGIWGLENGYGLMVGGSAEQVERVMPVFDALRPEGPRDEGFVHVGEVGAGHYAKMVHNGIEYALMQAYAEGYELLDTRKDIIKDVTGTFKAWQRGTVVRSWLLDLLVRALEQDPEFEHIEGYVQDSGEGRWTVEEALNNAVPVPTISASIFARFVSRQEDSPAMKAVAALRNQFGGHAVKAVD from the coding sequence ATGCACATCGGCCTCATCGGTCTCGGACGCATGGGCAACAACATGCGTGCTCGTCTCGAGAAGAACGGCATCGACGTCACCGGCTACGACACGAACCCCGAGGTCTCCGACGTCGCGACCGTGGCCGACCTCGTCGCGGCGCTCCCCGCTCCGCGCACCGTCTGGGTCATGGTGCCCGCCGGCCAGATCACCGACTCGGTGATCCGCGAGCTCGAGCCGCTGCTCGAGAAGGGTGACCTCGTCATCGACGGCGGAAACTCCAAGTTCACGGAGGACTTCAAGCACTCCGAGCTCCTCGCGCCGCGCGGTGTCGACTTCATGGACGTCGGTGTCTCCGGCGGAATCTGGGGCCTGGAGAACGGTTACGGCCTGATGGTCGGCGGTTCGGCCGAGCAGGTCGAGCGCGTGATGCCCGTCTTCGACGCGCTGCGTCCCGAGGGTCCGCGCGACGAGGGATTCGTCCACGTCGGCGAGGTCGGTGCGGGTCACTACGCGAAGATGGTGCACAACGGCATCGAGTACGCGCTGATGCAGGCATATGCCGAGGGATACGAGCTCCTCGACACCCGCAAGGACATCATCAAGGACGTCACGGGCACCTTCAAGGCCTGGCAGCGCGGAACGGTCGTGCGGTCGTGGCTGCTCGACCTGCTCGTCCGCGCCCTGGAGCAGGACCCGGAGTTCGAGCACATCGAGGGCTACGTGCAGGATTCGGGCGAGGGTCGCTGGACCGTCGAGGAGGCGCTCAACAACGCCGTCCCCGTTCCGACGATCAGCGCCTCGATTTTCGCGCGCTTCGTCTCGCGCCAGGAGGACTCGCCGGCCATGAAGGCGGTCGCCGCCCTGCGCAACCAGTTCGGCGGCCACGCCGTCAAGGCCGTCGACTGA
- the recF gene encoding DNA replication/repair protein RecF (All proteins in this family for which functions are known are DNA-binding proteins that assist the filamentation of RecA onto DNA for the initiation of recombination or recombinational repair.): MRVTHLSLTDFRNYRTAEVPFAAGANLFVGRNGQGKTNLVESLGYLSTLGSHRVSSDQAMIRKDADAAIVRARIQHEGREILVEVQLNRSSPNRAQVNRAAIKPRELPRYFSSVLFAPEDLALVRGEPGIRRRFLDQLLIQRNPRFSAVIADYERVLKQRNTLLKSARASRVREDQLGTLEIWDDRLVQLGSELMDARLDLVGRLSDPLVAAYRSVAGDDHHPRLLPQLTVYGAHVDEEDGATEEDVTGSPGVATPEAFRRALAAVRRKELDRGLTLVGPHRDDVLFELNALPAKGYASHGESWSFALALKLASAELLRQESTTGDPVLILDDVFAELDQARRRMLATAVAGYEQVLITAAVYDDVPDELTAHTVRIEAGSIVETPDA, encoded by the coding sequence GTGCGTGTCACTCATCTCTCCCTGACCGACTTCCGCAATTACCGCACTGCGGAGGTGCCGTTCGCGGCCGGCGCGAACCTCTTCGTCGGCCGCAACGGCCAGGGAAAGACGAATCTCGTCGAATCGCTCGGCTACCTGAGCACCCTCGGGTCGCATCGGGTGTCGAGCGATCAGGCGATGATCCGCAAGGATGCCGACGCGGCGATCGTCCGGGCGCGCATCCAGCACGAGGGCCGGGAGATCCTCGTCGAGGTGCAGCTGAACCGCAGCTCACCGAACCGCGCCCAGGTGAATCGGGCCGCGATCAAGCCGCGTGAATTGCCGCGGTATTTCTCGAGCGTTCTCTTCGCACCGGAGGACCTCGCTCTGGTCCGGGGCGAGCCGGGCATCCGCCGACGCTTCCTTGATCAGCTGCTGATCCAGCGGAACCCGCGGTTCTCGGCCGTCATCGCCGACTACGAGCGCGTGCTGAAGCAACGGAACACGCTGCTCAAGTCGGCGCGCGCCTCCCGTGTGCGGGAGGATCAGCTAGGCACTCTCGAGATCTGGGACGATCGGCTCGTCCAGCTCGGTTCCGAGCTGATGGATGCGCGTCTCGACCTGGTCGGGCGCTTGAGCGATCCCCTCGTCGCGGCCTACCGCTCGGTCGCCGGCGACGACCATCATCCGCGACTGCTCCCGCAGCTCACCGTCTACGGTGCGCACGTCGACGAGGAGGATGGCGCGACGGAAGAGGATGTAACGGGCTCACCCGGTGTCGCGACCCCGGAGGCGTTCCGGCGGGCGCTCGCGGCCGTGCGCCGCAAGGAGCTCGATCGCGGTCTCACGCTGGTCGGACCGCACCGCGATGATGTGCTGTTCGAGCTGAATGCTCTTCCCGCGAAGGGATACGCCAGCCACGGTGAATCGTGGTCGTTCGCCCTGGCACTCAAGCTGGCCTCGGCGGAACTGCTCCGCCAGGAGTCGACGACCGGCGACCCTGTGCTCATCCTCGACGACGTCTTCGCCGAACTCGACCAGGCTCGGCGGCGGATGCTCGCAACCGCCGTGGCCGGTTACGAGCAGGTGCTGATCACCGCGGCCGTTTACGACGACGTGCCGGACGAGCTCACTGCGCACACGGTCCGCATCGAAGCGGGCAGCATCGTGGAGACGCCCGATGCCTGA
- a CDS encoding DciA family protein gives MPDRATRNTPSESEASAVYLRLKALFTGTTSRSRRGPRREESTTGSQPFGSGRDPRGVGDVVDALAAQLGWTSALAKSDLLEGWRELAGEETAKHAEPDQIADGVLVVRCESTAWATQLRMMRSELLARIAERFPEAGIESIRFQGPDAPSWKRGPRSIPGRGPRDTYG, from the coding sequence ATGCCTGATCGCGCAACCCGCAACACGCCGAGCGAGAGCGAGGCGTCCGCCGTCTATCTGCGGCTGAAGGCGCTGTTCACCGGCACGACCTCCCGAAGCCGCCGCGGCCCGCGTCGCGAGGAGAGCACGACCGGCAGCCAGCCCTTCGGGTCGGGGCGCGACCCGCGCGGTGTCGGTGACGTCGTCGACGCGCTCGCGGCGCAGCTCGGCTGGACCTCCGCCCTCGCAAAGTCCGACCTGCTCGAAGGATGGCGTGAACTGGCGGGGGAGGAGACCGCGAAGCACGCCGAACCGGACCAGATCGCAGACGGCGTCCTCGTGGTCCGGTGCGAGTCGACGGCATGGGCGACGCAGCTGCGGATGATGCGATCGGAGCTTCTCGCGCGCATCGCGGAGCGATTCCCCGAGGCGGGCATCGAGTCGATCCGTTTTCAAGGGCCGGACGCCCCCTCCTGGAAAAGAGGCCCCAGGTCGATTCCAGGGCGTGGCCCGCGCGATACTTACGGCTGA
- the gyrB gene encoding DNA topoisomerase (ATP-hydrolyzing) subunit B gives MTMEPNAAGTEHEYGANEIQVLEGLEAVRKRPGMYIGSTGPRGLHHLVYEIVDNSVDEALAGHADNIEVTILPDGAVRVDDNGRGIPVDEHPVEKKSTVEVVLTILHAGGKFGGGGYAVSGGLHGVGSSVVNALSSRLDVEVHRQGHVWRQSYRNGVPQAPLEKGEASDRTGTIITFWPSAETFETIVFDYETLRTRFQQMAFLNKGLRIAITDERAPEIEHVEGEVDEEHTPRHEVFLYERGLMDYVQYLNSAKKVEVVHDEIISFESEDTDRKIALEVAMQWTTSYNESVFTYANTINTHEGGTHEEGFRAALTTLVNRYAREKGILKERDDNLSGDDVREGLTAVISVKLSEPQFEGQTKTKLGNTEAKAFVQKVVGDQLGDWFDRNPNQAKDIIRKALQAATARLAARKARETARRKGLLESGGMPGKLKDCQSKDPTISEIFIVEGDSAGGSAVQGRNPETQAILPLRGKILNVEKARLDRALGNNEVQAMITAFGAGIGEDFDPEKARYHKIVLMADADVDGQHITTLLLTLLFRYMRPMIELGYVYLAQPPLYRLKWSNAEHEYVYSDRERDAFLAEGLAAGKRIPKDNGVQRYKGLGEMDYQELWETTMNPETRTLLQVTLDDAAAADEIFATLMGEDVESRRSFIQKNAKDVRFLDI, from the coding sequence ATGACGATGGAACCGAACGCGGCCGGGACGGAACACGAATACGGCGCTAATGAGATCCAGGTCCTCGAGGGTCTCGAAGCCGTCCGCAAACGACCCGGGATGTACATCGGTTCCACCGGTCCCCGCGGTCTTCACCACCTGGTCTACGAGATCGTCGACAATTCCGTTGACGAGGCCCTCGCCGGTCATGCCGACAACATCGAGGTGACGATCCTCCCCGATGGCGCCGTGCGGGTCGACGACAACGGTCGTGGTATCCCGGTGGATGAGCACCCGGTCGAGAAGAAGTCCACGGTGGAGGTCGTCCTCACCATCCTGCACGCCGGCGGAAAGTTCGGCGGTGGCGGGTACGCGGTGTCGGGCGGACTCCATGGTGTCGGCAGCTCTGTTGTGAACGCCCTGTCCAGCCGCCTCGACGTCGAGGTGCACCGCCAGGGTCACGTATGGAGGCAGAGCTACCGCAACGGTGTTCCGCAGGCTCCGCTCGAGAAGGGCGAGGCGTCGGACCGCACCGGGACGATCATCACGTTCTGGCCGAGTGCCGAGACGTTCGAGACGATCGTGTTCGACTACGAGACGCTGCGCACGCGGTTCCAGCAGATGGCCTTCCTGAACAAGGGCCTGCGCATCGCGATCACCGACGAGCGCGCGCCCGAGATCGAGCACGTCGAGGGCGAGGTCGACGAGGAGCACACTCCGCGTCACGAGGTCTTCCTCTACGAGCGCGGCCTGATGGACTACGTGCAGTACCTGAACTCCGCGAAGAAGGTGGAGGTCGTCCACGACGAGATCATCTCGTTCGAGTCGGAGGACACCGACCGCAAGATCGCTCTCGAGGTCGCCATGCAGTGGACGACCAGCTACAACGAGAGCGTGTTCACCTACGCGAACACGATCAACACGCACGAGGGCGGCACGCACGAAGAGGGCTTCCGCGCCGCGCTGACCACGCTGGTCAACCGGTATGCGCGCGAGAAGGGCATCCTCAAGGAAAGGGATGACAACCTCTCGGGCGACGACGTGCGCGAGGGTCTGACCGCTGTCATCTCCGTGAAGCTCTCCGAGCCGCAGTTCGAGGGCCAGACCAAGACGAAGCTCGGCAACACCGAGGCCAAGGCCTTCGTGCAGAAGGTCGTCGGCGATCAGCTCGGCGACTGGTTCGACCGCAACCCGAACCAGGCGAAGGACATCATCCGCAAGGCGCTCCAGGCCGCGACCGCGCGCCTCGCCGCCCGCAAGGCCCGCGAGACCGCGCGCCGCAAGGGCCTGCTGGAGAGCGGCGGGATGCCGGGCAAGCTCAAGGACTGCCAGTCGAAGGACCCGACGATCTCGGAGATTTTCATCGTCGAGGGTGACTCGGCCGGCGGCTCCGCCGTGCAGGGCCGCAACCCGGAGACGCAGGCGATCCTGCCGTTGCGCGGCAAGATCCTCAACGTCGAGAAGGCGCGGCTCGATCGCGCCCTCGGCAACAACGAGGTGCAGGCGATGATCACGGCATTCGGCGCCGGCATCGGTGAGGACTTCGACCCGGAGAAGGCGCGGTACCACAAGATCGTGCTCATGGCCGACGCCGACGTGGACGGCCAGCACATCACCACGCTGCTCCTCACGCTGCTGTTCCGCTATATGCGCCCGATGATCGAGCTCGGCTACGTCTACCTGGCGCAGCCGCCGCTCTACCGGCTCAAGTGGTCCAACGCCGAGCACGAGTACGTGTACTCCGACCGCGAGCGCGACGCGTTCCTGGCCGAGGGGCTCGCGGCTGGCAAGCGCATCCCGAAGGACAACGGCGTGCAGCGCTACAAGGGTCTCGGTGAGATGGACTACCAGGAGCTGTGGGAGACCACGATGAACCCGGAGACGCGGACGCTGCTCCAGGTCACGCTCGACGACGCGGCCGCCGCGGACGAGATCTTCGCCACGCTGATGGGCGAGGACGTCGAGTCGCGCCGCTCGTTCATCCAGAAGAACGCCAAGGACGTGCGGTTCCTCGACATCTGA
- the gyrA gene encoding DNA gyrase subunit A: MTDEENVSGESGAGFGIHGRIDQVDLQSEMQRSYLDYAMSVIIGRALPEVRDGLKPVHRRVIYAMFDGGYRPDKAFSKCARVVGDVMGQFHPHGDSAIYDALVRLVQPWSLRYPLALGQGNFGSPGNDGAAAPRYTETKMAPLALEMVRDIDEETVDFQDNYDGRTQEPAVLPSRFPNLLVNGSVGIAVGMATNIPPHNLREVADGALWHLQHPEASREELLEELIKRIKGPDFPTGAQILGVKGIHDAYRTGRGSITMRAVVTIEEIQGRVCLVVTELPYQVNPDNLAIKIADLVKEGRIGGIADIRDETSGRTGQRLVIVLKRDAVAKVVLNNLYKHTQLQENFGANMLAIVDNVPRTLALDGFITAWVDHQIEVIVRRTRFRLRKAEERAHILRGYLKALDALDEVIALIRRSPTVDDARDGLKTLLDVDDVQADAILAMQLRRLAALERQKIVDEADAIEKQIAEFHAILDDPMRQRSIVSEELTEIVDRFGDDRRTEIMFGYDGDMSVEDLIPEEEMVVTVTRGGYIKRTRSDNYRSQHRGGKGVKGAQLRGEDVVDHFFVTTTHHWLLFFTNKGRVYRAKAYEVQEAGRDAKGQHVANLLAMQPDEEIAEILDIRDYQAAKYLVLATRDGLIKKTALEEYDTNRTGGIIAIKLREDDELVSALLVEEDSDLLLVSRKGMSIRFTASDEALRPMGRSTSGVIGMHFRGDDRLLDASVVSDEGYVFVVTEGGYAKRTAADQYRLQNRGGLGIKVAKLNDDRGDLVGALIVGEDDEVLVVLASGKVVRSAVAEVPAKGRDTMGVVFARFAESDKIIALAKNTERDLESSLPAEDTEAVGKDETVDEQ, encoded by the coding sequence GTGACGGACGAAGAGAACGTGTCGGGCGAAAGCGGGGCCGGCTTCGGCATCCACGGCAGGATCGACCAGGTCGACCTGCAGTCGGAGATGCAGCGGTCGTACCTCGACTACGCCATGTCGGTCATCATCGGGCGCGCACTGCCCGAGGTGCGCGACGGCCTGAAGCCGGTGCACCGCCGCGTGATCTACGCGATGTTCGACGGCGGCTACCGCCCGGACAAGGCGTTCTCCAAGTGCGCGCGCGTCGTCGGCGACGTGATGGGACAGTTCCACCCGCACGGCGACTCGGCGATTTACGACGCGCTGGTCCGCCTCGTCCAGCCGTGGAGCCTGCGGTACCCGCTGGCCCTCGGCCAGGGCAACTTCGGCTCGCCGGGCAACGACGGCGCCGCGGCCCCGCGGTACACCGAGACGAAGATGGCCCCGCTCGCGCTCGAGATGGTGCGGGACATCGACGAGGAGACCGTCGACTTCCAGGACAACTACGACGGACGCACCCAGGAGCCCGCGGTCCTCCCCAGCCGGTTCCCGAACCTGCTCGTCAACGGCTCCGTCGGCATCGCGGTCGGCATGGCCACCAACATCCCGCCGCACAACCTGCGCGAGGTGGCCGATGGTGCTCTGTGGCACCTGCAGCATCCCGAAGCCTCCCGCGAGGAGCTGCTCGAGGAGCTCATCAAGCGGATCAAGGGACCGGACTTCCCGACCGGCGCGCAGATCCTCGGCGTCAAGGGCATCCACGACGCCTACCGCACCGGTCGCGGCTCGATCACGATGCGCGCCGTCGTCACGATCGAGGAGATCCAGGGCCGGGTCTGCCTCGTCGTCACCGAGCTGCCGTACCAGGTCAACCCGGACAACCTGGCGATCAAGATCGCGGACCTCGTCAAAGAGGGTCGGATCGGCGGTATCGCCGACATCCGCGACGAGACCTCCGGCCGCACGGGCCAGCGCCTCGTGATCGTGCTGAAGCGCGACGCGGTCGCCAAGGTCGTGCTGAACAACCTGTACAAGCACACGCAGCTGCAGGAGAACTTCGGCGCGAACATGCTCGCGATCGTCGACAACGTGCCGCGCACCCTGGCGCTCGACGGATTCATCACCGCGTGGGTGGATCACCAGATCGAGGTCATCGTCCGGCGCACGCGCTTCCGTCTGCGCAAGGCGGAGGAGCGCGCCCACATCCTGCGCGGCTACCTCAAGGCGCTGGATGCGCTCGACGAGGTCATCGCGCTCATCCGCCGCTCGCCGACGGTCGACGACGCACGCGATGGGCTGAAGACGCTTCTCGACGTCGACGACGTGCAGGCGGATGCGATCCTCGCGATGCAGCTCCGCCGCCTGGCCGCCCTCGAGCGGCAGAAGATCGTGGACGAGGCCGATGCGATCGAGAAGCAGATCGCCGAATTCCACGCCATCCTCGACGACCCGATGCGCCAGCGCTCGATCGTCAGCGAGGAGCTCACCGAGATCGTCGACCGCTTCGGCGACGACCGACGCACCGAGATCATGTTCGGCTACGACGGCGACATGAGCGTCGAAGACCTGATCCCCGAAGAGGAGATGGTGGTCACCGTCACCCGCGGCGGCTACATCAAGCGGACGCGCAGCGACAACTACCGCAGCCAGCACCGCGGCGGGAAGGGCGTCAAGGGCGCGCAGCTGCGCGGCGAGGATGTCGTCGACCACTTCTTCGTGACGACGACGCACCACTGGCTCCTCTTCTTCACGAACAAGGGACGCGTGTACCGCGCCAAGGCCTACGAGGTGCAGGAGGCCGGGCGCGACGCCAAGGGTCAGCACGTCGCCAACCTGCTCGCCATGCAGCCGGATGAGGAGATCGCCGAGATCCTCGACATCCGCGACTACCAGGCGGCCAAGTACCTCGTGCTCGCCACGCGCGACGGCCTGATCAAGAAGACGGCGCTCGAGGAGTACGACACCAACCGTACGGGCGGGATCATCGCGATCAAGCTGCGTGAGGACGACGAGCTCGTCTCCGCGCTGCTGGTCGAAGAGGACTCCGACCTGCTCCTCGTCTCGCGCAAGGGCATGTCCATCCGGTTCACGGCGTCCGACGAGGCCCTCCGTCCGATGGGACGGTCGACCTCCGGTGTCATCGGTATGCACTTCCGCGGCGACGACCGGTTGCTGGACGCTTCGGTGGTATCCGACGAGGGCTACGTGTTCGTCGTCACCGAGGGCGGGTATGCGAAGCGCACCGCTGCGGACCAGTACCGCCTGCAGAACCGCGGTGGTCTGGGCATCAAGGTGGCCAAACTCAACGACGACCGGGGCGACCTGGTGGGTGCGCTGATCGTCGGCGAGGACGACGAGGTCCTTGTGGTTCTTGCCAGCGGCAAGGTGGTACGCTCTGCCGTGGCCGAGGTACCAGCCAAGGGCCGCGACACCATGGGTGTCGTCTTTGCACGTTTCGCCGAGTCCGACAAGATCATCGCTCTGGCGAAGAACACCGAACGTGATCTCGAATCCTCCCTTCCCGCGGAGGATACCGAGGCCGTCGGGAAGGATGAAACCGTAGATGAGCAGTAG